From the Cucurbita pepo subsp. pepo cultivar mu-cu-16 chromosome LG05, ASM280686v2, whole genome shotgun sequence genome, one window contains:
- the LOC111795905 gene encoding uncharacterized protein LOC111795905: MNDQNTAKSRELYAYAKRGKWEEVIEKYKEVLKEHKNNPGAQNNPGAQNNPGAKNPKLNRRGDTVLHLAVIDNQEARVEELVRHISEAPKNTLTENQEETEKRVKEGTDNYKDILETTNERGNNPLHLAAVMGSVRMCEAIGSKHNGLVDMRNNDDETPLFLAAAYGNKDAFFCLYNFCKDDASRISANCRVKQDGDTVLHQALRNEHLDLAFQLINMHKEAISWVNEAGLTPIHILASKPTSFKSGSHIKGWQHIVYHCSFVKPLKQGLHGSVKKTRKEDSPSPFPVNYRTCIDFYRGMRDIILTVWHFKRHNKNDTKNDGAKKQNDTKNDGDKRNGDLEEQKPLNTKSATNFPVNYTTCIDFFHIAFSAIMIILGFGSTEIKKIRKKKEKHTWSVQVMEKLLELAEPDKYAEDGNSPMDSKFQNDEANGVTLPYNFVDNEVQFSHFIEEPKELEKPQDVEAPESAMLLAAKNGVIEIVKGTLERFPPAIRDTTKDKKNVVLLAAEHRQPDVYRFFLKRRNEIDLFRAVDHEGNSALHLAATAIDPKLWRITGAALQMQWEVKWYNYVKGSVPLHFFPYWNHQGKTASAIFRETHKELATKGGAWLYSTSESCSLVATLIATVAFATAATIPGGNDESGGAKLGDEQGFLIFSYSSLIALCLSSTSVIMFLAIMTSRFDIKDFGLALPWKLLIGLCCLYFSIIAMLVSFCSGHYFLIIKRLHNEAILLYTLTFFPVALIFGIVQLPLYFDLLQALIKRVPRRSAEVVLCDLSVRCGTSKNKDCPKPPDSLLFRCNG, from the exons ATGAATGATCAGAACACTGCAAAATCACGAGAATTGTATGCATACGCAAAGAGGGGGAAATGGGAGGAAGTGATTGAGAAGTATAAGGAAGTGCTTAAGGAGCATAAGAACAACCCAGGGGCTCAGAACAACCCAGGGGCTCAGAACAACCCAGGGGCTAAGAACCCGAAGCTGAACCGACGGGGCGACACGGTGCTGCATTTGGCTGTGATTGACAATCAAGAAGCAAGAGTGGAAGAACTTGTGAGACACATAAGCGAAGCCCCCAAAAACACACTTACTGAGAATcaagaagaaacagaaaaaagagTTAAGGAAGGCACGGATAATTACAAGGATATTCTAGAGACTACAAATGAGAGGGGAAACAATCCTCTCCACCTTGCTGCAGTGATGGGGAGCGTGAGAATGTGCGAAGCCATTGGTTCAAAGCATAATGGGTTGGTGGACATGAGAAACAACGACGACGAAACACCTCTGTTCTTGGCGGCTGCGTATGGCAACAAGGACGCCTTTTTTTGCCTTTACAATTTTTGCAAAGACGACGCCTCTCGAATCTCCGCCAACTGCAGAGTGAAGCAGGATGGAGACACCGTGTTACATCAAGCCCTCAGAAATGAGCACTTGG ATTTGGCGTTCCAATTAATTAACATGCACAAGGAGGCTATAAGCTGGGTGAATGAGGCAGGCCTAACCCCTATCCATATTCTAGCCAGTAAGCCAACTTCCTTCAAAAGTGGTAGCCACATCAAAGGATGGCAGCACATCGTGTATCACT GCTCATTTGTGAAACCACTGAAGCAAGGGTTGCATGGAAGTGTGAAGAAAACGAGAAAGGAAGATTCTCCTTCCCCTTTTCCCGTTAACTACCGGACATGCATCGACTTTTATAGGGGGATGAGGGATATAATTTTGACAG TCTGGCATTTCAAACGCCACAACAAGAATGACACCAAAAATGATGGAGCCAAGAAGCAGAATGACACCAAAAATGATGGAGACAAGAGGAACGGAGACTTGGAAGAACAGAAGCCTCTGAACACTAAATCAG CTACAAACTTCCCCGTAAACTACACCACTTGCATCGATTTTTTTCATATTGCTTTCTCGGCCATCATGATCATTCTTGGGTTCG gATCCACTGAAATCAAAAAGATAcggaagaaaaaggagaaacacACCTGGTCGGTTCAAGTGATGGAGAAACTTCTTGAATTGGCTGAGCCCGACAAATATGCAGAAGATGGAAACAGTCCCATGgattccaaatttcaaaacgaCGAAGCAAATGGAGTTACGCTTCCTTACAACTTTGTAGATAATGAGGTCCAATTCAGTCATTTCATTGAGGAACCAAAAGAATTAGAGAAGCCCCAAGACGTGGAAG CACCCGAGTCGGCGATGTTATTAGCAGCAAAGAATGGAGTGATTGAGATCGTGAAGGGAACTTTGGAACGTTTTCCGCCGGCAATCCGTGATACTACGAAAGATAAGAAGAATGTGGTGCTGTTGGCCGCGGAGCACAGGCAGCCGGACGTCTACAGGTTTTTTCTcaagagaagaaatgaaatagaCCTGTTTCGAGCGGTGGATCATGAGGGCAACAGCGCCTTACATCTCGCAGCAACCGCCATAGATCCAAAGCTTTGGCGCATCACAGGAGCTGCATTGCAGATGCAGTGGGAAGTTAAGTGGTATAAC TACGTGAAGGGGTCTGTGCCACTCCATTTCTTTCCCTACTGGAACCACCAAGGAAAAACTGCAAGTGCAATCTTCCGGGAAACCCACAAGGAACTTGCGACAAAGGGTGGGGCGTGGCTTTACAGTACCTCAGAGTCATGCAGTCTGGTGGCAACCCTGATTGCAACAGTAGCTTTTGCAACCGCAGCCACCATCCCAGGCGGCAACGACGAGAGTGGTGGTGCAAAACTGGGAGACGAGCAAGGGTTTTTAATCTTCTCCTACTCTTCCCTAATTGCCCTCTGCCTCTCTTCAACCTCAGTCATCATGTTTCTAGCCATCATGACCTCCAGGTTCGATATCAAAGACTTCGGGTTAGCGTTGCCCTGGAAATTGCTGATCGGCTTGTGCTGCCTTTACTTTTCGATCATCGCCATGTTGGTTTCCTTCTGTTCGGGGCACTACTTTCTGATCATCAAACGTCTTCACAACGAAGCCATTCTGCTGTATACACTTACTTTCTTCCCTGTGGCATTGATCTTCGGTATTGTGCAGCTTCCTCTCTACTTCGATTTGCTGCAGGCTCTTATCAAAAGAGTGCCTAGAAGAAGCGCCGAGGTCGTCCTATGCGATTTGAGCGTGCGGTGCGGTACAAGTAAAAACAAGGATTGTCCTAAACCTCCagattctcttctttttcgttGTAATGGATAA
- the LOC111794857 gene encoding uncharacterized protein LOC111794857 isoform X1: protein MEIERLKKFVFENAMKGRWEEVVEKYSTDARARALKITKRGDTALHVAVSDGQVGVVEKLVTIIISEDKGNTKKVLEMGNDRGNTALHIAATLGNVKMCYDIASVEASLVGIRNQEGETPLFLAALHGNKDAFLCLDAFCTCTIDHCRRSNDGHTILHCAILGDFFELAVHIIELYKELVEFVNVEGFTPLHLLATKPSAFKSGTHLGRWKMIVYHCIFVDQIKVEPHSFRHALPKKPLSLHQRPSYPNHHNCYPGNYNTCAHFFSFLWKGIGMVFTVRTTNKKPNSTTDADADAENPPQQKGHDSMVKHHELPILPQNYATCFNFLKMASKAVLIVMGLGSAQIKKIQEKKEKHTWAVQVMNQLLQCASMYEYDDNGGSPMGAKEEAEEEETQPYHFANGSVTFDDYNISGHPTHHLQPPTDSPQQPNMPSPEEINDAEEKEEGTNIVIESNGGLVDKIHKHIPPTIGDKKNNKKVVTTAAAAAGRTTETPVLIAAKNGVVEMVEKILHLFPVAIHDLNADGKNIVLLAVENRHPHVYQLLVEKNIVKQSAFRVVDSQGNSALHLAAKLGDHKPWLIPGAALQMQWELKWYQYVKGSMPPNFFPHYNKDRKTARLILSETHTELVENGGKWLTSTSESCSLVAALIATVAFATAATVPGGNDPKGTPLLHGQPTFNVFAIASLIALSCSVTALVMFLSILTSRFQEKDFGGNLPRKLLVGLSSLFVSIAAMLVSFCAGHYFVLSEKLQYAALPVYAVTCLPVTLFAIAQFPLYMDLVWATVKTVPQRSYSVVT from the exons ATGGAGATAGAAAGGTTGAAGAAATTTGTGTTCGAAAACGCCATGAAAGGAAGATGGGAAGAAGTGGTGGAGAAGTACTCCACGGATGCAAGAGCTCGCGCTCTGAAAATCACGAAGCGAGGGGACACGGCGCTGCACGTGGCAGTGAGCGACGGCCAAGTTGGCGTAGTGGAAAAACTGGTCACCATAATAATCTCAGAGGACAAAGGCAACACCAAGAAAGTGCTTGAAATGGGAAACGACAGAGGCAATACCGCGCTTCACATTGCGGCTACGCTTGGGAATGTGAAGATGTGTTACGACATAGCGTCGGTTGAGGCTTCCTTGGTGGGAATTCGAAACCAGGAGGGCGAGACACCGCTCTTCTTGGCGGCTCTGCATGGCAACAAAGATGCTTTCCTTTGCCTCGACGCCTTCTGCACCTGCACCATCGACCACTGTCGAAGATCCAACGACGGCCACACCATTCTTCATTGCGCCATTTTGGGTGATTTCTTTG AGCTGGCAGTTCATATCATAGAGCTGTACAAG GAACTGGTGGAGTTTGTGAATGTCGAAGGTTTTACTCCACTCCATCTTCTTGCCACCAAGCCTTCCGCTTTCAAGAGTGGAACCCACTTGGGAAGATGGAAGATGATCGTTTATCACT GTATCTTTGTGGACCAAATAAAGGTGGAACCACACTCATTTCGTCACGCTCTACCCAAGAAGCCACTATCACTGCACCAACGACCCTCGTATCCAAACCATCACAACTGTTATCCAGGCAACTACAACACATGCGCCCACTTCTTCAGTTTTCTGTGGAAAGGAATTGGAATGG TGTTTACTGTGAggacaacaaacaaaaaacccAACAGCACCACAGATGCAGATGCAGATGCAGAGAATCCTCCTCAACAAAAAG GGCATGATTCAATGGTCAAACATCATGAGCTCCCAATTCTCCCCCAAAATTATGCCACATGTTTCAACTTTCTGAAAATGGCTTCCAAGGCAGTGCTCATAGTGATGGGGCTAG GCTCTgcacaaataaaaaagattcaggagaagaaggagaagcaCACTTGGGCTGTCCAAGTTATGAACCAACTTCTACAGTGTGCTTCAATGTATGAATATGATGACAATGGAGGTTCACCTATGGGAGCCAAAGAAGAggccgaagaagaagaaacacagCCTTATCACTTCGCCAACGGCAGTGTCACCTTCGATGATTACAACATCTCTGGACATCCAACCCATCATCTTCAACCTCCCACGGATTCTCCCCAACAACCAAACATGCCGTCCCCCGAGGAGATTAATGACG cagaagagaaagaagaaggaacaAACATTGTTATAGAATCGAATGGTGGCTTGGTTGATAAAATCCACAAACATATTCCTCCAACTATTGGAgacaagaagaacaacaagaaagtGGTTACCACAGCTGCAGCAGCGGCAGGGAGAACAACAGAGACGCCTGTGTTGATTGCAGCAAAGAATGGTGTGGTGGAGATGGTGGAGAAAATCCTCCATCTATTTCCTGTGGCCATCCATGATCTAAACGCGGATGGGAAGAACATTGTGTTGTTGGCTGTGGAGAATAGGCATCCTCACGTCTACCAACTATTGGTGGAGAAAAATATTGTGAAACAGAGTGCCTTTCGAGTTGTGGATTCTCAAGGCAACAGCGCGCTGCACCTTGCAGCAAAGCTGGGAGATCATAAGCCTTGGCTCATCCCCGGAGCTGCCTTGCAAATGCAATGGGAACTTAAATGGTATCAG TATGTGAAGGGATCGATGCCCCCAAACTTTTTCCCCCACTATAACAAGGACCGAAAGACTGCAAGACTTATCTTATCCGAGACCCATACTGAGCTGGTGGAAAACGGGGGGAAGTGGCTTACAAGCACCTCGGAGTCCTGCTCTTTGGTGGCTGCCCTGATTGCAACCGTCGCTTTCGCCACCGCCGCCACCGTCCCGGGTGGGAACGATCCAAAAGGCACGCCATTGCTCCACGGGCAACCCACCTTCAACGTATTTGCGATCGCGTCTCTGATTGCACTCTCTTGCTCGGTGACGGCATTGGTGATGTTTCTGTCCATCTTGACGTCGAGGTTCCAAGAAAAGGACTTCGGAGGCAATCTGCCGAGGAAGCTTCTGGTGGGTTTATCGTCCCTTTTCGTGTCGATTGCAGCAATGCTGGTTTCGTTTTGTGCGGGGCATTACTTTGTGCTGAGTGAAAAGCTTCAATATGCTGCATTGCCAGTGTACGCTGTGACTTGCTTGCCAGTCACATTGTTTGCAATTGCACAGTTTCCTCTATATATGGATCTGGTGTGGGCTACTGTGAAGACTGTCCCTCAGAGGAGTTATTCCGTCGTCACCTAG
- the LOC111794857 gene encoding uncharacterized protein LOC111794857 isoform X2, which translates to MEIERLKKFVFENAMKGRWEEVVEKYSTDARARALKITKRGDTALHVAVSDGQVGVVEKLVTIIISEDKGNTKKVLEMGNDRGNTALHIAATLGNVKMCYDIASVEASLVGIRNQEGETPLFLAALHGNKDAFLCLDAFCTCTIDHCRRSNDGHTILHCAILGDFFELAVHIIELYKELVEFVNVEGFTPLHLLATKPSAFKSGTHLGRWKMIVYHCIFVDQIKVEPHSFRHALPKKPLSLHQRPSYPNHHNCYPGNYNTCAHFFSFLWKGIGMVFTVRTTNKKPNSTTDADADAENPPQQKGHDSMVKHHELPILPQNYATCFNFLKMASKAVLIVMGLGSAQIKKIQEKKEKHTWAVQVMNQLLQCASMYEYDDNGGSPMGAKEEAEEEETQPYHFANGSVTFDDYNISGHPTHHLQPPTDSPQQPNMPSPEEINDEEKEEGTNIVIESNGGLVDKIHKHIPPTIGDKKNNKKVVTTAAAAAGRTTETPVLIAAKNGVVEMVEKILHLFPVAIHDLNADGKNIVLLAVENRHPHVYQLLVEKNIVKQSAFRVVDSQGNSALHLAAKLGDHKPWLIPGAALQMQWELKWYQYVKGSMPPNFFPHYNKDRKTARLILSETHTELVENGGKWLTSTSESCSLVAALIATVAFATAATVPGGNDPKGTPLLHGQPTFNVFAIASLIALSCSVTALVMFLSILTSRFQEKDFGGNLPRKLLVGLSSLFVSIAAMLVSFCAGHYFVLSEKLQYAALPVYAVTCLPVTLFAIAQFPLYMDLVWATVKTVPQRSYSVVT; encoded by the exons ATGGAGATAGAAAGGTTGAAGAAATTTGTGTTCGAAAACGCCATGAAAGGAAGATGGGAAGAAGTGGTGGAGAAGTACTCCACGGATGCAAGAGCTCGCGCTCTGAAAATCACGAAGCGAGGGGACACGGCGCTGCACGTGGCAGTGAGCGACGGCCAAGTTGGCGTAGTGGAAAAACTGGTCACCATAATAATCTCAGAGGACAAAGGCAACACCAAGAAAGTGCTTGAAATGGGAAACGACAGAGGCAATACCGCGCTTCACATTGCGGCTACGCTTGGGAATGTGAAGATGTGTTACGACATAGCGTCGGTTGAGGCTTCCTTGGTGGGAATTCGAAACCAGGAGGGCGAGACACCGCTCTTCTTGGCGGCTCTGCATGGCAACAAAGATGCTTTCCTTTGCCTCGACGCCTTCTGCACCTGCACCATCGACCACTGTCGAAGATCCAACGACGGCCACACCATTCTTCATTGCGCCATTTTGGGTGATTTCTTTG AGCTGGCAGTTCATATCATAGAGCTGTACAAG GAACTGGTGGAGTTTGTGAATGTCGAAGGTTTTACTCCACTCCATCTTCTTGCCACCAAGCCTTCCGCTTTCAAGAGTGGAACCCACTTGGGAAGATGGAAGATGATCGTTTATCACT GTATCTTTGTGGACCAAATAAAGGTGGAACCACACTCATTTCGTCACGCTCTACCCAAGAAGCCACTATCACTGCACCAACGACCCTCGTATCCAAACCATCACAACTGTTATCCAGGCAACTACAACACATGCGCCCACTTCTTCAGTTTTCTGTGGAAAGGAATTGGAATGG TGTTTACTGTGAggacaacaaacaaaaaacccAACAGCACCACAGATGCAGATGCAGATGCAGAGAATCCTCCTCAACAAAAAG GGCATGATTCAATGGTCAAACATCATGAGCTCCCAATTCTCCCCCAAAATTATGCCACATGTTTCAACTTTCTGAAAATGGCTTCCAAGGCAGTGCTCATAGTGATGGGGCTAG GCTCTgcacaaataaaaaagattcaggagaagaaggagaagcaCACTTGGGCTGTCCAAGTTATGAACCAACTTCTACAGTGTGCTTCAATGTATGAATATGATGACAATGGAGGTTCACCTATGGGAGCCAAAGAAGAggccgaagaagaagaaacacagCCTTATCACTTCGCCAACGGCAGTGTCACCTTCGATGATTACAACATCTCTGGACATCCAACCCATCATCTTCAACCTCCCACGGATTCTCCCCAACAACCAAACATGCCGTCCCCCGAGGAGATTAATGACG aagagaaagaagaaggaacaAACATTGTTATAGAATCGAATGGTGGCTTGGTTGATAAAATCCACAAACATATTCCTCCAACTATTGGAgacaagaagaacaacaagaaagtGGTTACCACAGCTGCAGCAGCGGCAGGGAGAACAACAGAGACGCCTGTGTTGATTGCAGCAAAGAATGGTGTGGTGGAGATGGTGGAGAAAATCCTCCATCTATTTCCTGTGGCCATCCATGATCTAAACGCGGATGGGAAGAACATTGTGTTGTTGGCTGTGGAGAATAGGCATCCTCACGTCTACCAACTATTGGTGGAGAAAAATATTGTGAAACAGAGTGCCTTTCGAGTTGTGGATTCTCAAGGCAACAGCGCGCTGCACCTTGCAGCAAAGCTGGGAGATCATAAGCCTTGGCTCATCCCCGGAGCTGCCTTGCAAATGCAATGGGAACTTAAATGGTATCAG TATGTGAAGGGATCGATGCCCCCAAACTTTTTCCCCCACTATAACAAGGACCGAAAGACTGCAAGACTTATCTTATCCGAGACCCATACTGAGCTGGTGGAAAACGGGGGGAAGTGGCTTACAAGCACCTCGGAGTCCTGCTCTTTGGTGGCTGCCCTGATTGCAACCGTCGCTTTCGCCACCGCCGCCACCGTCCCGGGTGGGAACGATCCAAAAGGCACGCCATTGCTCCACGGGCAACCCACCTTCAACGTATTTGCGATCGCGTCTCTGATTGCACTCTCTTGCTCGGTGACGGCATTGGTGATGTTTCTGTCCATCTTGACGTCGAGGTTCCAAGAAAAGGACTTCGGAGGCAATCTGCCGAGGAAGCTTCTGGTGGGTTTATCGTCCCTTTTCGTGTCGATTGCAGCAATGCTGGTTTCGTTTTGTGCGGGGCATTACTTTGTGCTGAGTGAAAAGCTTCAATATGCTGCATTGCCAGTGTACGCTGTGACTTGCTTGCCAGTCACATTGTTTGCAATTGCACAGTTTCCTCTATATATGGATCTGGTGTGGGCTACTGTGAAGACTGTCCCTCAGAGGAGTTATTCCGTCGTCACCTAG
- the LOC111794889 gene encoding ETO1-like protein 1 has translation MKTFFPSDSCKETQLNAFYPQAWLQVERGKLSKLSLQSSSSSIESLIKVPEPSILPYFKPVDYVEVLAQIHEELESCPAHERSNLYLLQFQVFRGLGEVKLMRRSLRSAWQKASIVHEKLIFGAWLKYEKQGEEIIADLLSNCEKCAQEFGPEDIATHFPVDTVLDAGSVYDTCAADGNPVSKHVTFKINDEDIVCDKQKISGLSAPFHAMLNGSFSESNREVIDLSENNLSPSGMRAIREFSNTENLGEVSPDLLLEILIFANKFCCEKLKDACDRKLASLVSSKEDALELMDYALEEDCHILAASCLQTFLNDLPDCLSDHRVVEIFMLANKKQRSIMVGHASFALYCLLSEVSLYLDPQSENTACFLERLVEFAETDRQRLFASHQLGCVRLLRKEYDEAKRLFEAAFNAGHIYSAVGLARLSHINGNKQWSYDKLTSVISTGVPLGWMYQERSLYCDGNKRLADLEKATGLDPTLTYPYMFRAASLMRKQDVHAALAEINRILGFKLALECLELRFCFYLALEDYQAAICDIQAILTLSPDYRMFEGKAAASQLRTLVREHVNNWTTADCWIQLYDRWSSVDDIGSLSVIYQMLESDASKGVLYFRQSLLLLRLNCPEAAMRSLQLARQHASSEHERLVYEGWILYDTGHCEEGLQKAEESIKIRRSFEAFFLKAYALADSSQDPSCSSTVISLLEDALKCPSDRLRKGQALNNLGSVYVDCEKLDLAADCYINALKIRHTRAHQGLARVHYLRNDKAAAYEEMTKLIEKARNNASAYEKRSEYGDRDLTKADLDMVTQLDPLRVYPYRYRAAVLMDSHKVNEAIAELSRAIAFKADLHLLHLRAAFHEHTNNVLGALRDCRAALSVDPNHQEMLELHSRVNSHEP, from the exons ATGAAGACTTTTTTCCCTTCCGACTCCTGTAAAGAAACGCAGCTCAATGCTTTCTATCCACAGGCTTGGCTCCAGGTTGAGAGAGGGAAATTGTCCAAACTCTCGTTacaatcctcttcttcttcgat AGAATCTCTTATCAAGGTCCCTGAACCATCAATTCTGCCGTACTTCAAACCTGTTGATTATGTGGAAGTTCTAGCTCAAATTCATGAAGAACTTGAGTCATGTCCCGCCCATGAGAGATCGAATCTCTATTTGCTTCAGTTTCAGGTCTTTAGGGGGCTTGGCGAGGTTAAACTTATGCGAAGAAGTCTTCGTTCTGCTTGGCAGAAAGCTAGTATTGTCCATGAGAAGCTTATATTTGGGGCATGGTTAAAATATGAGAAGCAGGGGGAAGAAATTATTGCTGACCTACTTTCCAATTGTGAAAAATGCGCACAAGAGTTTGGACCGGAAGATATTGCTACCCATTTCCCTGTAGATACTGTGTTAGATGCTGGAAGTGTCTATGACACTTGTGCCGCTGATGGGAACCCAGTATCAAAGCATgtcacttttaaaattaatgatgaGGATATTGTTTGTGATAAACAGAAAATTTCAGGTCTCTCAGCTCCTTTTCATGCTATGCTTAATGGGTCCTTCAGTGAATCAAACCGTGAGGTCATTGATCTGTCTGAAAACAATCTTTCCCCTTCGGGCATGAGGGCTATAAGGGAGTTCAGCAACACAGAGAATTTGGGTGAAGTTTCTCCAGATCTTTTGTTAGAAATATTGATTtttgcaaataaattttgttgcgaaaagctcaaagatgcATGTGACAGAAAACTGGCATCTCTTGTATCCTCTAAAGAAGATGCTTTAGAGCTCATGGACTATGCCCTCGAAGAGGACTGCCATATTCTTGCTGCATCATGCCTGCAAACTTTTCTAAATGATCTCCCTGATTGCTTGAGTGATCATCGTGTGGTGGAAATATTTATGCTTgctaataaaaaacaaaggtcAATTATGGTGGGTCATGCCTCGTTTGCGCTTTATTGTTTGCTAAGTGAAGTTTCCTTATATCTCGATCCTCAATCTGAGAACACTGCTTGTTTCCTAGAAAGGTTGGTGGAATTTGCTGAAACTGATAGGCAGAGACTTTTTGCTTCTCATCAATTGGGATGTGTGAGGCTCTTGAGGAAAGAGTATGATGAAGCTAAACGTCTGTTTGAGGCTGCTTTTAATGCAGGCCATATTTATTCTGCCGTTGGGCTGGCTAGGTTAAGTCACATAAATGGTAACAAGCAATGGTCCTATGACAAACTGACTTCAGTCATCTCTACTGGTGTCCCGCTTGGTTGGATGTATCAGGAGAGATCATTATATTGCGATGGCAATAAAAGATTGGCAGATCTTGAGAAAGCAACTGGCTTGGACCCAACTCTGACTTATCCCTATATGTTTAGAGCTGCTTCCTTAATGAGGAAACAAGATGTTCATGCAGCTCTTGCCGAAATCAACCGTATTCTTGGATTTAAACTTGCACTTGAATGCTTGGAACTCCGGTTTTGTTTTTACCTTGCTCTTGAAGATTATCAAGCTGCAATCTGTGACATTCAAGCAATTCTTACTCTCTCCCCCGATTATCGGATGTTTGAGGGAAAAGCAGCTGCATCCCAACTCCGAACTCTTGTACGTGAGCATGTTAACAATTGGACAACAGCAGATTGTTGGATTCAGTTGTATGATAGATGGTCTTCAGTTGATGATATCGGGTCTCTGTCTGTAATCTACCAGATGCTTGAGTCTGATGCATCAAAAGGTGTCCTATACTTCAGACAGTCCTTGCTTCTCCTGCG GTTGAACTGCCCTGAAGCTGCCATGCGGAGTTTACAGTTAGCTCGTCAACATGCATCCAGCGAACATGAGAGACTGGTTTATGAGGGTTGGATTTTGTATGATACTGGTCATTGTGAGGAAGGGCTCCAAAAAGCTGAggaatcaattaaaattaggaGATCCTTTGAAGCCTTCTTCTTGAAGGCCTATGCGCTGGCTGACTCAAGCCAAGATCCGTCTTGTTCTTCTACAGTTATTTCCCTCCTAGAAGATGCTCTGAAGTGCCCTTCAGATAGGTTGCGCAAAGGTCAG GCTCTGAACAATCTTGGAAGTGTTTATGTTGACTGTGAGAAGCTAGACTTAGCTGCTGATTGCTACATTAATGCCCTCAAAATCCGTCATACTCGAGCCCATCAAGGTCTTGCTCGGGTTCATTATCTGAGGAATGATAAGGCTGCAGCATATGAGGAGATGACCAAACTAATTGAAAAGGCACGTAATAATGCATCTGCATACGAGAAGAGGTCTGAGTATGGTGACCGTGACTTGACAAAAGCTGATCTAGATATGGTCACTCAATTGGATCCTCTTCGGGTGTACCCATACAGATACCGCGCTGCAG TGTTGATGGATAGCCACAAGGTAAATGAAGCTATTGCCGAACTATCAAGGGCAATAGCGTTCAAAGCAGACCTTCACCTTCTACATCTGCGAGCGGCATTCCATGAGCATACTAATAATGTTTTGGGTGCTCTGCGGGATTGTCGAGCTGCTCTTTCGGTTGACCCAAATCATCAAGAAATGCTGGAGCTTCATAGCCGGGTTAACAGCCACGAACCATGA